The DNA segment AGCCACTGACTCAACTGCTGCTCAACAACTGCCAATACCAACAAATCAAAATCAACAAAATTACCAAAATCAACCCACTACAGCTGAAACAAACCAAACACAACTTAGTACATACCAAGAAAAATGCCCAAATTAGACCTAGTCAACACCAGTTGAACTCCCAACGGGATACCACATACACCCAACAAAATATTGGCCAGTATTTGCACAATCCTAATAGCCCACCTCAACCACAAGCACCCAGAGTAATGCAGCCACAGACGCCGGTGTTAAATACGGTACAGGGAAACATACCGGCAAATACTGCAGGCCAAGTTGGGTACCAGCTAAAGCAACATGAACAAATACAACCGAAGTACGCTGGAGATTATTTGGCACAGCCACATTCCAACCCATCGTTCCAAGGAAATACTGCTGGTCAAGTTGCGTACCAGCTAAAGCAACACGAACAAATACAACCGAAGCAAGCTGGAGATTATTTGGTACAGCCACATTCCAATCCATCATTCCACGGAAATATAACCAACCAGACGAAAACAACTAAATCCGCTGCGGAATTATTTAAAACGAATGCTTTTCAACCGACTTCAATTTCAAAACTGGCCAAACGGCACTTAAATAAGTAAggcatatttatttatttattcccaatttatttctattagtgtataaaatagttttttttgcTTGGACGGTCTAAGTCCAATAATGTTTATAggcattctttattttttaacccTCCTGCCAAGTGGATTATTCAATTTGACATTTATATACATTTAATTTACATAACTTTGACTATTTTTATTTCCCCGTTAATCACTCCTACTACCAAAGCTACGTAGAAGTTTCTGGTGTTGTCTCACCTCAGTTTTTGGAGCTCCCGCTTAATATTTTATATGTTCAGTAAATTTATATACTaatatttggttttcatttctcagtaataacaaatttatttttcttaacagtttattttttgttttttctattaaaGTACTTCTTTGTATgtcataaataaattatatttttatattttttaggataACACAGCCTACTGAATGTGATCTTATATATGGGTACCCTCCCCAAAGAAATGAGTAAGTAACACATCAGCAACATACGTCAAAAAATTTAAGCGATATTTGATTTTTAGGTCTGCTATTTTAAACGCTCCGATTCCTAGTATAAGACAGCGATCATAGATACTAAAAAGATAATCCTATAGTTCCTTCTAAATCCTAATATTCCCGGTTCCCTCAGGTAAAGTGTAAAGTATGTATATTATACCTTTTTATATATCAAtggaaatatcgtcaaaaaggtTGTATTATTTAAATGTTATACAGATAAACTTTAATTGTGTTTAAAAAGCACGATTTGATATTTGAATCGCTAACTGCAGAAAGGCAACAAGTCCAGTTTTGTCAATTTTTCAGGAGAGACAAAAAACTTGGTAAACTCAAACACTACTGGTATTAATTTTTTGCATTTAAGGTTTATGTGATTGGGCATTCTGGACTACTAcatacttataaaatatttaaatattttaaaaggagaGGGTAGagaat comes from the Diabrotica undecimpunctata isolate CICGRU unplaced genomic scaffold, icDiaUnde3 ctg00000940.1, whole genome shotgun sequence genome and includes:
- the LOC140431982 gene encoding uncharacterized protein, whose product is MNASNTNTFNTQNHSLPAPKHAEIQQSMGEIHPTSSYQYVQANSGSYRPPQQISSLPNSTQDQNVTSTGVTQQPHQAHKESPYLQLQPLTQLLLNNCQYQQIKINKITKINPLQLKQTKHNLVHTKKNAQIRPSQHQLNSQRDTTYTQQNIGQYLHNPNSPPQPQAPRVMQPQTPVLNTVQGNIPANTAGQVGYQLKQHEQIQPKYAGDYLAQPHSNPSFQGNTAGQVAYQLKQHEQIQPKQAGDYLVQPHSNPSFHGNITNQTKTTKSAAELFKTNAFQPTSISKLAKRHLNKITQPTECDLIYGYPPQRNESAILNAPIPSIRQRS